GAGACCCTCCAATATTACACTGTTTGGTTATTATACAATTGAAAACCAGATGAGGATAAAACTGGCACATACAGTATTTACCAAAAATGAAGACTGGCTATTGGAAGGTGCCTGGGAATATGTGATTTTCCCTGAAAAATATTACGGTATTGGAGCAGAAACTCCCAATAGTAATGAGCAAATCATCAATTGGACAAAGGTTGATTTTAGGCAGCAAGTGCTTCGGAAGGTTTCCTATAAAATGTTTTTAGGCCTTCAATATAGATATGCTGATTATTGGGACATTAGTGTGACCAAAAGAAAAGATGGAACATATAGTGATATGTCTGAAATTCCTGGATATGCAGGAGGTAGTATGTCAGGTTTTGGTTTCGTCTATAAATGGGATAAAAGGGACTATGTAATGGCACCAACAAATGGCCATTTTATAGAAGCTAAATTAGAAGCCTATGAAACATGGATGGGATCAGAATATAGTTTCCGCCGTTTTTTTCTAGATGTTAGAAAATACTTTGACTTGACTAGAGAAAAGGAAGGAAATACAGTCTTAGCACTTCAAAGCATATTACAGACTACCAATGGAAATGTACCTTTTAGAGAAATGTCATTGATGGGAGGAATGTATATGATGAGAGGAATTTACGAAGGAAGGTATAGAGATAATAATATGCTTGCGGTACAGGCTGAATTGAGGCAACATTTATTTTGGAGAATTGGAATGACTGGTTTTGTCTCTACAGCCAATGTTTATAATCAAATGAATGGCTTTCAATTCGATCAGACAAAACTTGCTGGAGGAGCTGGACTTAGATTCATCTTCAATAAAAAAGATAAAGCTTCATTACGAGCGGACTACGGCTTTGGGCCTAATAAAAGTTCTGGGTTATACCTTACTTATGGTGAAGCATTTTAATACTGTTGGGAGATTAAATTTTTTCTAAAGGAATCAATTTTTCTCCCTTTTTTGACAATTCTATTCAATAATTTTAAACTTCTTTATTAATACCCTATAATGTGTCTGAAAATTAGTAGATTTACGATCTTATATTATCGCTGAACTAATATTTATGCAAACATCGAAATCACTTCTACTAATTTTATTTTCACTATTTATTTCATCATCGATTTTAGCACAAGACGATTCAATTTCGAGTGAAATAGATACATTATATAAGAAGAAGATAACCGCCTTTCCTTACCCGGCTTATGCCCAAGAAACAAGTTGGGAGTTTGGCCTAGTAAGTGTGTTTCAATTTAAAACACCCAATGCCACTTTAGCTACTAGACCATCAAATGCAACATTTATAGGTTTCTATACTTTAGAAAACCAAATGAGGTTGAAGTTGGAGCATACCATTTTTACCAAAGATGAAAACTGGTTATTCGAAGGGACATGGGAGTACGCTAAATACCCAGAGAAATATTACGGTATTGGAGGGGACACTCCGAATAGCAATGAACAGTTGATGGATTGGACTAAAGTTGATTTTAGACAACAGTTTCTGAAAAAAATTAGAGACAAGATGTTTTTTGGTCTTCAATACAGATACGCTAATTTTTGGGATATAAGTGTTGGACCAAGAGAGGATGGAAGTTA
The Flammeovirga agarivorans genome window above contains:
- a CDS encoding BamA/TamA family outer membrane protein translates to MSYYKRNYFILLFFLFTINSFGQEKEEYLNELDTVYKNQITAFPFCGYTVETRLKFGVTGIYQFKVPKATLATRPSNITLFGYYTIENQMRIKLAHTVFTKNEDWLLEGAWEYVIFPEKYYGIGAETPNSNEQIINWTKVDFRQQVLRKVSYKMFLGLQYRYADYWDISVTKRKDGTYSDMSEIPGYAGGSMSGFGFVYKWDKRDYVMAPTNGHFIEAKLEAYETWMGSEYSFRRFFLDVRKYFDLTREKEGNTVLALQSILQTTNGNVPFREMSLMGGMYMMRGIYEGRYRDNNMLAVQAELRQHLFWRIGMTGFVSTANVYNQMNGFQFDQTKLAGGAGLRFIFNKKDKASLRADYGFGPNKSSGLYLTYGEAF